The Ipomoea triloba cultivar NCNSP0323 chromosome 14, ASM357664v1 region ctcatgtgaaagtattaaacaaaatattacggagtagtatttatttatttctagaAGGCTCATGAGTAGTATATATCTATTGTTCTAGTTCTATAACTTGTTtgcttgatagtaacaacaacgACTCTGCAAGTAGTCTAAATACCTATGTAGCAATATGTTCAGTTTTATCAACAATTTCCACTTCTATTTTACACCTGTTCATTTTGAAGTCCATATTTAATTTTGGAATTAGTGTGAatgaatgtatatatgtaattaatactttattttgtgtgtgttttttatactccgcaattttattttattttttgttaaaatgatACTAATATTGGAGTAGTCACTGCTGTCTTTTTACCAtaatgcatgcagttaaatagtttgtcactttgtgcataaacctTTTTTAAAAAGTGGCTACATCTTATATACCAAGTGTTTTTGTTATTAAGGCTGATGCtcattttgtctttaatccaagcaggttgagtctaaaaaatgaaatgaattgtaaatttatattagttctaatatatttaaaggatacactataagtattttacataaaGGATCAATGAATGCTGCAATGAcgactattttttaaatttcttcattttatgAGTTTGCAAGATTGATTGCAGCATTGTTGTAGTCTCAACATCTCTTTAATGCGTCAAGTGTGTCATGGTGTTCTATTACCTTACATTggcatttttaatattaagttttaaatgtagctacgtaagataatgatctaattaccatttacatattattattaagataaaaatatatcatatcagtcatttaggtgttctgctcgaaGTACTTTTGGTATATTCAGTACCTGCAATTAACCTGAATATCAGCATCTTTTCAATGAGTCTACCTTGTATtgtgaaccctaatccaaaaataaactttagagtatgtacttgcaattaaccgttttttgtacatgtaaacaaattaagGGCACATcacatgataattacaaacacataaactgttaactaCTGGTACAAATATGTTAAATGgagacacataacatgttaacaaCATCTTATGTGTCTATTGCTAACATATTCTGTACatgcagttaacaatttatgtgtctatatttatcatgttatgtgtctgtaattagttaattaccatgtgatgtgcaatcagtttgtctacaagtacataaattattaactacatgtacaaaatgtattaactgcaaacacataatttttggatcagggttcacaatgcaatttGAACActgattcatggtataacaattgctcaACCTCAACcattttaatttgacaaattattctatggacccggggtccacattgcaaggtgtaCGTACCCGGATCTAAAATACaccatttacatactgaatgttcacaatttatatactgaatgtttacaattaaaattgtgaacattcagtaggtAAATGGGCACGGGttgggtccatggtataactattactttaatttggacaaattataccatggatcagggtctaccttgtattgtagatcatgatccaaaaataaccttaagattctgtatatgtagttgacatattttataCCTGCAGTTGACAATTTCTGTacatgtagctatcatattatgtattagcaattattaagttatttgtttacatgtacaaaaaattattaactgtaggtacaaaatttattaaataaggagatatattttttgtactagggttcacaatgcaatatgatcggtctatattataacaattgtttaatttaatttggggACCGATTAAAATAACTCATCGACGTAATTTTAACATTGAGCTTGAGTAAGGCCCGACCCAGTAATTTTGCATAGCCCATAAACAGGGCAAGCTAGACCTGGCCCATTTAATCAGGCAAAATGGGCCGTATCTCTGTTCGTATAACCGTCACCATCACGTCGACGACAGGACCTCTGTGAGTGCATCAATGGCAGTTTAGGGTTCTCTTCGTGGAGCAGAACACCACCGCGCTAGGCGCTACCACTGCTTGTTCAACCATTCCCTCTACTTAACAGCAGTGATGCACGACCATCGAGTTCCGCCCGGTTTTGTCTCGCTAACATCCTTCTCACTGGAAAAGGCCGAGAACAGTGAGGATTCCATGCTTCATGAGAAAGAAGCTCAAAAAAGTTCAGGTCAGATTGATTCCACTCCAGGCACTGTTAATGTGGACCTGCTTAAGGTTTCTGCTAGGAGGAACAGATCCTGGATTATTGAGGATCACACGGAGCACCTCGAGAAGGGATATGATACTGGCGATGATGTTGAGGTCATTTACTGAGTCTTATTTGCTTTTAGCCTAGAAAGTGGGAAGAATCTTCTCAGTTCACTTTGTTTTGGTAAAATTCCGGCTATGAGTTCAATGGAAAGAAGTAATTTTGAATGTGTTTGGTTTACAATTGAAATTTTGTTTGtagtatttatttgtgttagtacataaataacagtaatattaaacacaaaatatttgattttgaaaattgtgTTAATCATTGTATGCCGAATCATGCATGAGTAGATATCTATTGATTTAATGCCACCACATTTTCTATCTGATTTTGGTAATTGACTGATTTCTCTGATGTATAATTTCTTCTGCAGAGCTTGTCTTCAAGAGCTTTTCTTCCCAAGGGAGTAATTCGAGGATGTCCAAGTTGTGCTAATTGCCAGAAGGTTCATGCTGTTTAGCATTTGAGCATTTTTGACAACTTTCTTGCTCCTGAATTGTGAAGTATTTTATCTGTATAGTTTCAACAGGACCTCACTAACTCCATGTGCTGTGAATTTATTTTATGCctgccattttccctaaataattttaaaaaggttGTTGCAAGGTGGCGTGCTGAAGAGTCATGCTTGCCTTTGCTTGAAGAAGCTCCAGTGTTCCATCCTACTGAAGAGGTACTCCCGTTGTGTTCATTTGGTAATAACAAATCTATTGAGCATGGAACCTGTTGTATACTACTATACTAGTAAGATAAGGTTAAATCTCGTATCAGGAGTTCGAAGACACACTTAATTATGTTGCAAGCATCCTTCCGCGTGTAGAGCATTATGGAGTATGCCGTATAGTTCCTCCAACATCCTGGGAACCACCATCTTTAATTGAAGAAAAGGCCACTTGGGAAACTTCGAAGTTTGTAACCCAAATCCAGCAAATTGATGAGCTTGGGGATCTCTTTCTAAGGAAAAGGTTTCATAGAGCTCATTTGGAGATGAGAAGTAAAAGAAGAATTTCTTCTAGTTCGGTTCAGGAATTATGTGATGATTATAGAAATGAACCTGATGGAGTGGACTGCCTATCTGATATCTTTGAGTTTGAATCTGGGCCAGAGTTTACGCTCCAAACTTTTAACAATTATGCGGATGACTTTAAGAGCCAGTACTTCAGCAAGAGAGACGCGGCTATTGCCTCATCTGCATTAACAGAGCCATGGGAGCCATCTATTCAGAGTATTGAAGGTGAATATTGGCGAATAATTGAAAAGCCAACTGACAAACTTGAGGTGCGTCATTGACATTATCTAGATGAGTGATCTACTAATACTTTACTGTCATTCAACTTACTTCTTAACATTCATATGGTACAATAGGTGCTCCGTGGAGCTGGAGCTAATATTGATGCTAGAGTCCATAGAAATGAGTTTCCAGCAAAATTCAGTAGGCTGAATACGCCTAAAACTCCTCTTTATGTAAAGTCTGGCTGGAACTTGAATAATACATCTATGCTTCAAGGCTCTCTTCTTCGATATGACAGCTGTAGCACATCATCCATTTTGTATCCTCAGGTTACCGTAGGAATGTGCTTTTCATCAAACTTCTGGGTAAGACGAAGGAATATGGAACTAGAACATATATTCTCTTAATCTCTTCCTTCAATATGTTCCTTTTCAGTGCATCTGTTTTGGAGTTGGGTGATGTTGGTTTGGTTCATTCTTCAAAGtctaattctattatttatatattacctCTGGTTGTTTCTGTTTGCTTTTCAATATAACAGAGAATTGAAGAGCACCATTTATACTCTTTATGTTACATGCATTTGGGTGCTCCAAAAATGTGGTATGTCATTCCTCCGCAGTATTCTTTCAAGTTTGAGGAATTTGTGAAGAAGCGGTATCCAGAATTGTCAGAACATCCTTGGTTGCTTCTCAATATTGTGAGTCATATTCCTTATGTGTTTTAATCTTTACAAGAGAAATGCATTATCTATTGGCCTTGCAAGTTTTGGATCATAGTTTGTTGTTTATATTGCCATCTATGCATGGTGGTATGAGCTAAGCTACACTAAACATGGCCCATGAGTGAAGATCCTATTCCTAAAAGTCACATTTATACCTATATAGATTACTTGTGCTAGTTAACACAGGAAGATATTCATCTATCAATCAGAAGGATTTAAATGCCATCTATGCATGGTGGTTTGAGCTAAGCTACACTTAACATGGCCCATTAGTGAAGATCTTATTCCTAGAAGTCACATTTATACCTATATAGATTACTTGTGCTAGTTAACACAGGAAGATATTCATCTATCAAACAGAAGGATTTAAATGCCAACTTTGCTCTTCTTTCCTTTATCCAAGAGAATCATTACTATTCCTGTTTGGGGACTTCAAAAATATATGGAGTTTAGGTTCTAGAATTATAATATTGGTGGTTTGAATTTCATATTCATTGCAGGCTACTCAAATTTCTCCCTCAACTTTGATTTCAGAGGGTATACCTGTTTATCGTTGTGTACAATATCCAAAGGAGTTTGTCATTGTTTTACCTGGATCATACCACTCAGAATTTGATTGTGGTTTTAACTGTTCTGAGACGGTAAACTTTGCTCCTTTTGATTGGTTGCCTTACGGTCAGTTAGCTGTAGAACAATATAGTGAGTTGCGTAGGAAGACATCAATCTCCTATGATAAGCTTCTGCTTAGAGCGGTTGGAGAAGCTATTGAGGCACTGTGGAAAGACTCATTTATGAAGGAGCCTTCCAATAATCTGCAATGGAAAAGCGTGTGTGGGAAGGATGGGATTTTGACAAAAGCACTCAAGGTAACCTTCTAGCTTTTATGATTTTGGAGAAGTGaaataaaggacaaaaaagGTACTTGGATTTATTTTACACATTCTTAGTTACCCAGGAAAAAAAATCGAGCCACCCCTATTTGGAGATACCTTTTAAATTGTCAGGAACGTTCGAACTTTCTGGCTACCAAACGGCCTATTTGGAGAGTGCTCTTCTTTTTCAGACATGTTTCCTTCTTGAAAACTCACAAAAACTGCGACaataatgatattttaaaattttgtaggtTTCTTCCACATTTCATCTCCAACTTTTTTGAAAATTCCTGTTTCATCATCTCCTATgtccctttttccttttttcaatTCCCTACTACCTTTGCACTAGagttatatatgtgtatgttggGTTGTTACATGATCCATTGGATCATTTGAAAGGACATGCATGTGTTGTATAACAGTGCAAGATtgtgtatatgtatttgttttaCTTGGACAGGCCCGCGTTAAGAGTGAAGGCATGCGGCAAAACTACTTGTGCAATACTTTTCAAACGCAAGTGATGGAGAAGGACTTCGACGCCAACACCAAAAGAGAATGTGTAATATGCTATTATGATCTACACCTTTCTGCCGTTGGCTGTGAATGTTCACCTGGCAGGTACACTTGCCTTCACCACACCAAGCTTGTATGTTCTTGCGCATGGAGCTCGAGATTCCTTCTCTATCGGTATGAAATGAGCGAGCTGAAGACCATGGTTGAAGCTTTGGAAGGGAAATTGAGTGCAGTTCATAGATGGGGGAAAGAAAAACTTGGATTAACTCTCCATTCCCAAACCTGAGGTCCCAAGGAATCATGCTTGGGAAAACTTAGATTAAAGAGTTCATCAGCAACCCGGGAAGGAATAAACAATAGCGTAAAGATGTCACATGTCTAGATTTTATTGGAGAAAGAGAACACAGATGAATAACACCTGTGCTATTTTTACTTCTAGATGAATCTACGTGTCGTGTTTACAGGGAGTAGAAAATAGATTTACAGGGAGTAGAAAATAGAGTAAAAATCGGAAGAAATGAATAAAGAGGGGATAGGGTTCGGGGTGGGGGGTAGGGGGGGGTGTGTAATATGCAAATGAGAGGGAGACATGAAAATGTGGCTTGACCATCTTGACTAATCAGACCATTAATGGCAACACTCGTACTAGGCTACTAGCTAGTCCAGAAACAGCTCGAGCCGCTATATAGTCCATAAATATTGCATTTAGTATAACCGAAAGATGAGTTGCGCATTTAATATACATGTTAGCTATTATTCAcacatatacttttttttttttttgaatactactgactctattacaatgcagtatttgttcataactactttctcaacctattgaaacacaagaaTCAATAttgccttcactgaggctcgaactcaccacctctcatataaagggaagggtttaatgctactggaccacaaggtccttggcacacATATACTTATTCTTCACATAAAAGTTAAAACTCTATCTTTTTctgtttgattattttctttttgagtcacataacacaaaacaataacttcaaaaataatttcatgTGGATTGCATCTTCAACTCAATTCTCTAAATCTCCTACAGAAAAAGATTATTAGTTTTCAATTGCAATGTGATGAGTATGGATGataaagatgaagacatttAACCCCTGCAATATCGTTTTTAACCAGCACACTAAGTGTATGAAGATCCCCAGGCCACCAGAAAAGATGGGTCACCACTCGCCACCCTACAGGGGCCCAAGAATCTCAGTGTTTTTATTGTTTTCTGTTTTATTACATGCACCGTAACTTTTGACCTGGTCAGGATGGACAGTGGGCTAGCTGCTGCTACcagtttgaaaatttttgtaCTACACATTTCACTTTcccaatttttacttttattttggaTGTTTCATTTGACTTAATCAACTAAGAATGCTGTCGGATTTTTAGTTGGGAGGGTTAGGATTAAGCACTCGATTAATGAAGTGATGCACCAGTGAAGGTACCAATAAAAAGGAGCTGTGATTGGATTGAATTTGACAATCCTCCGAATTTTATTCTTGAGAGTCTTGAGCTTGACAAAATGGATGCTTTGTGCTCTATTACTGGCCTGAGACCTGGGCACTAGCCCGGTCCGGGGTCCCTCCCTTCCCTTCTCCCCCCaaaaacatattgtaatagtgtGTGTTTGGACAAGGTTGAGTTGTTTATGCCTTATGGTATGTTTTGGCCAAGGCGTACTCCGGCAAGACAAGGCTAATTTGGCCTCTTATGGGTGCTCAATCTTTGGACGAGGTTGAGTTGCTTATTTAAGAAGATACTTCTCTTGGGAAATTTGTTAAAGTAAAAGCATGAAAGTGAGACTTCTTGTACCTATTCGACCACTAAGGCCCTCTTTTCatacaattcaataattttgtcTCTTAGACACaactaatgaaaaagaaaaacgtAGTCTGGTACAGCTGTATCCTTGTCATGCATTGCACCACATCTAATCATTCAACTATATCCTTAATTTCATGTCACGAAATGTGCCACATTCTCTAAGTTTCAACACCAAGATTCTCATCACCATTAGAACCCTCAACACGTATCACGTGTCTAAGGCATGCCTATCTACAAATAGATTCGGTGCGGATCAATTCGGAAGAAACCCGAGCCTACCTCGGCTGACTTCGCCCAGGCCTACTCTCTTAGGTTGAGCCCAGGCTATCTACCCAGGCCAACCCTTGTGCTCGGCCACCCCGGTCAAGCCCCGCGTTTGGCCGGGCTTGGGGTATTCCCTTGATGCGATTTACGCGTCGACGTAGGGTGCGGTCTACGGTGGTTACAACTTCCCTCCCTTTTCTCACGGGATACTTAAGAGATTTTGGGTATATAAACACTCCAATATGTATTGTTAAGACATTGTCTGATTATTACACAAATTATTTCTTGCATGTAATATACACATCCTATTAATGCAACATAGTCTCCGTGATTTACAAACTTTCTTATTGGGTTGTCCCTTTATTACATTGTTCGTCTTTATCTTCATCTTATACtgtcatatttataatttaatcgGGTTAATTGATTTGTAATCCAATTCAATATAatccatgaatatatatttgttaatgaAATCTTGAATTGTGATGGCTTTATAGTTAGAGAAAATGCAGTGGGGTTTGGTGTATGATGGGACAGGAGACTAAAGGGAGTTGGGTACGGTCCATTGTCAATGGAGTTGTCGCCTACAACTGTAGACGGTGCAGCCAGCCGCGTCGTACTTGCTCTTCCGGATTCGGACTGGTCCGAACCGGAACCGCGATGGCGGGACCCACCTCTTTTTTCCGGTTCACCGTGCCGACACCAGTGACAGGCATGCACGTGGGGCTGGACTCTGATTGGTCTGTGCCTCCTAATGACTGGGACCCACGCCTTCCTCGTCACAGGCGTACACGTGGGGCTGGACTCTaatactctaaaaaaaaaaaaaaaaaaaaataggtttcaggctacaaaataaaaattataaattaaaaaaaaaaaagaaagaaaagaaatgggACCCACTCTCCTGCATTCCCATCAAACGTCCCATCGCATTTAACATGGAATGCGGGATTCTCGTACATGCCCCCTTTCACCCTTTTCAATTCCGGGATTTTGTTAttctatatgtatgtataatctTTGCTCTCCATACCCTATTTCTAGcaatgaattgaaatttttgtggAAATATATAACCATCAAATCaatgtaaaaattatttatatttatcacaACCAATAATCATTGAAGTCAATGGGTAGTTTGATATATAGGAAGTTATtctattttaaaagtaaaatttgttatatatattgctGTAAGACTAAACACAATCGAATAATTTTTAACGCTTATGATTTGTACTTGTAATCAATAAAATTCTCTAAGCCAATCATAGCCTCCTTGATGATCAGGTTCTCTATACTTATCCTCGACTAGGTGCTAGGTCCTATATGCCTGTTTTGGCCAAGGTCTTCACTAAAAAACATTTACTTGACAATTCGCATAACATATCTCTAGAGATTGTTGGTCAACATGTACAGAACTAAGAAATCATCCCAGAAGCTCACATGGACAGCTCATCAATTGGTCACATTGGaaaagtttgggaagaaagaccaGGAATCGAATCTCACCAACGGCAATGTATAGTAGGAGCAAGCTCTCAAAGTGAGaggggctccttgtgcgcagtaagcaaCGGTTTAGCCTTTGTGTTCAACTGAAAtttcatgatttacatcctcctagATGCTCTATTGGGATGGGACATGTAACAGCATTAATTAGGGATAGCTTGTTTATCATTATGTagatgttaaattaaaaattattggtTATTAATAATTAGTATTGATTGTATGCAATTCTATAAAATTTCCCAAGGAAGAAGGGGTGACGTTCTAAATTAAGACGTCATTATGTACGTTGCTAAAAGTTACGTTACGTTACATTAAATCAACTACTCTAATAAGATCAATAGATTTACGTAATCTCGTTCTACCTCAAGTGTACACCAATATGGCAATATTCATAGCCAATCCACCTTGGAAAAAAACCTTATCATCACCCTCCACAAAGCAATAGTGGTGAAGAAAGTATAGTCCATAATCTACAGACAAACTAGAGTACCCCCCCCCCCACCTCACCCCTCTCCccctaaaaaaattaataataaacctACAAGCATATGTTAAAACTGGACCTCATATATCCGGAAAATAAGAATGTGATGTGATGCTATGATATTGATGTCATATCACTATAAATAGAGTTTTATAATATCATAATTTTAAGTacaccaaattaaattatactagtaaacaaaaattaatattcgaAATAGATAAGCAATGCTACATATATCGAGTCCATTGATAAAATACAAAATGGTAATAATTGGCCTTCAAGTTGCACGTATACAATTCAATTCTATATATTCATCAACCCAACTTGTGGACATGTGAAAGAATATATGTGTGAAGGAGAACCAGTAGTTTCGTGAGAATATGCAGACTAATTTCATTTGTCCACATAGCGAGAATGATTAGTGgttgaaaattatgaaaaaatgtgGTGTTACAATATATTTAGGAACGCTTGATAATATATccgtaaaaaaattaataatgtgtTCAAAATCTATAATGATGTAGCCACAAATGTTCATTATTAGTGATCAGGGGTACACTATCAAGCCTCTGGAAATGCAATGTCATATAATTATAGATATGCCAtcgcattttttaatttctcattAATTGCTAATCTTTGATATTATATGGACGGATAAGATTGGCTTGTAAGTTTTGAGGCTACTGGTTCCCATTTGCAGTTgattatatatagataaatagaAAGACAACAATGTCGATTGACATTTTATTTCTAACTCGTACAAAGTTAAAGTCAAAAAGTATGAAATAACGTTAAAGTTTTTTACCATATACACACTTAAACTCTTTACCATATACTTTGAGATAGGTAAAATGTTACCTAGTAAGAAACCAGGGTAATAAGTGGTTAAGTAGTCTCTCTATAAAGGGACCCTTTTCTTTCCAAAAAGACGAGTAGAATTTACTGTATAAACCTACCCTTTTGTCCCTTGCTTCCCAACACTACACtgcttccattttttttatattttaatctccattatttacaaaaaaataatttatatattatacttacGAACATAGCAATGCTACCATACAcgataacaaaacaaaacaaacacaattgaatttttttgttgTCCAAAGGTATCCTCCCGCCGATTGTCAGAAGTCCAATCCTCTGCCCCCAAACAGTTAGCACATTAAGTGGTAAAGGACTGACCAAATGGTTTGCTCTATTCACATAGATGGGATCGAACCTCCAAacattaagaaaaattaaatttatcaacaaaaaatatatgtgaataaattattaaagtatgaaaatatttaaattatcaaCAAATTTTCATATGCAAAacactaaaatataatatgtatgtatttcaGCTGTAGATATTTATACATAGTAACAAACacgtaactttatttcattatacttGCATAACAATCTGCATCATGCTTCAATGATAGGTTACTAAACTTCACCcgctaataaataaataaataactcatACTTTAGTTGAGGTAAAATTTTGTGATAATATAGTTAAGTTTTTACCTCAATGCAGGATCCATAAGATTTTAGGTGTCTGATTAAAGGTGTGTACATACTTTTTTAAATGAATGACAAATTTGTGTAAACAACTATTAAATTTTGGACAAAAGAGAGACTAATTTGTCAAGGCACATTACTTTTtactattcattaattattttagtaa contains the following coding sequences:
- the LOC116004904 gene encoding putative lysine-specific demethylase JMJ16 isoform X1; this translates as MHDHRVPPGFVSLTSFSLEKAENSEDSMLHEKEAQKSSGQIDSTPGTVNVDLLKVSARRNRSWIIEDHTEHLEKGYDTGDDVESLSSRAFLPKGVIRGCPSCANCQKVVARWRAEESCLPLLEEAPVFHPTEEEFEDTLNYVASILPRVEHYGVCRIVPPTSWEPPSLIEEKATWETSKFVTQIQQIDELGDLFLRKRFHRAHLEMRSKRRISSSSVQELCDDYRNEPDGVDCLSDIFEFESGPEFTLQTFNNYADDFKSQYFSKRDAAIASSALTEPWEPSIQSIEGEYWRIIEKPTDKLEVLRGAGANIDARVHRNEFPAKFSRLNTPKTPLYVKSGWNLNNTSMLQGSLLRYDSCSTSSILYPQVTVGMCFSSNFWRIEEHHLYSLCYMHLGAPKMWYVIPPQYSFKFEEFVKKRYPELSEHPWLLLNIATQISPSTLISEGIPVYRCVQYPKEFVIVLPGSYHSEFDCGFNCSETVNFAPFDWLPYGQLAVEQYSELRRKTSISYDKLLLRAVGEAIEALWKDSFMKEPSNNLQWKSVCGKDGILTKALKARVKSEGMRQNYLCNTFQTQVMEKDFDANTKRECVICYYDLHLSAVGCECSPGRYTCLHHTKLVCSCAWSSRFLLYRYEMSELKTMVEALEGKLSAVHRWGKEKLGLTLHSQT
- the LOC116004904 gene encoding putative lysine-specific demethylase JMJ16 isoform X2; the encoded protein is MCCEFILCLPFSLNNFKKVVARWRAEESCLPLLEEAPVFHPTEEEFEDTLNYVASILPRVEHYGVCRIVPPTSWEPPSLIEEKATWETSKFVTQIQQIDELGDLFLRKRFHRAHLEMRSKRRISSSSVQELCDDYRNEPDGVDCLSDIFEFESGPEFTLQTFNNYADDFKSQYFSKRDAAIASSALTEPWEPSIQSIEGEYWRIIEKPTDKLEVLRGAGANIDARVHRNEFPAKFSRLNTPKTPLYVKSGWNLNNTSMLQGSLLRYDSCSTSSILYPQVTVGMCFSSNFWRIEEHHLYSLCYMHLGAPKMWYVIPPQYSFKFEEFVKKRYPELSEHPWLLLNIATQISPSTLISEGIPVYRCVQYPKEFVIVLPGSYHSEFDCGFNCSETVNFAPFDWLPYGQLAVEQYSELRRKTSISYDKLLLRAVGEAIEALWKDSFMKEPSNNLQWKSVCGKDGILTKALKARVKSEGMRQNYLCNTFQTQVMEKDFDANTKRECVICYYDLHLSAVGCECSPGRYTCLHHTKLVCSCAWSSRFLLYRYEMSELKTMVEALEGKLSAVHRWGKEKLGLTLHSQT